One genomic window of Providencia hangzhouensis includes the following:
- a CDS encoding helix-turn-helix transcriptional regulator, which produces MKIIQDNFEMLLAVMKGIAGQFGDNCEVVLHDHSKGLESSIVAIINGHVTKRKVGDPSSNLGLEVLRGTDVDGDKYNYFTQTKDGKMLRSTSIYLRDETGKVSGALCINQDISEFIAAEKAIQGITQRNSIEQDTVKEVFVTDVNEILDHLIQECMQVIKVPVINMGKKEKMDAIKFFDDRGAFLIKKAGEKICEFLNISKYTLYTYLAELKGEDNNEE; this is translated from the coding sequence ATGAAAATTATTCAAGACAACTTTGAAATGTTATTGGCAGTTATGAAAGGAATTGCGGGCCAATTTGGCGACAATTGTGAAGTGGTATTACATGACCATAGCAAAGGGTTAGAAAGTAGTATTGTTGCAATTATTAATGGCCATGTTACGAAACGAAAGGTGGGAGACCCAAGTAGTAATTTAGGGCTTGAGGTACTGCGTGGGACAGATGTTGATGGCGACAAATACAATTATTTTACCCAAACCAAAGATGGGAAAATGTTGCGTTCAACTTCAATTTATTTACGTGATGAAACTGGCAAAGTTTCTGGGGCGCTTTGTATTAATCAAGATATCTCAGAATTTATTGCCGCAGAAAAAGCCATTCAAGGTATTACACAACGTAATAGTATTGAGCAAGATACGGTTAAGGAAGTTTTTGTCACGGACGTCAATGAAATTTTAGATCACCTTATTCAAGAATGCATGCAGGTTATCAAAGTCCCTGTCATCAATATGGGTAAAAAAGAAAAAATGGATGCAATTAAATTCTTTGATGATAGAGGTGCTTTCTTAATCAAAAAAGCAGGTGAGAAAATCTGTGAGTTTTTAAATATTTCCAAATATACCCTTTATACCTATTTAGCGGAATTAAAAGGGGAAGACAATAATGAAGAATAA
- a CDS encoding MFS transporter, which yields MSLHASKRLKRWQLIALTFLLIAGIINFLDRASLSIANSTISKELGFSATQMGLLLSVFSFGYALCQLPIGMVMERFGVKKIYGFGLFLWSLAQTVTGLLSSFTHLIIARVILGIGEAPHLPTGVKVVNDWYNIRERGLPMGIVNMSSTLAQALAPPLLIALMLAFGWRTMFIIIGISGIILSILWFIFYRNREQLELTDDELNYLNDGAPPSSTNKVSFKEWASLFKQRSLWGMIIGFNGVGYMVWLYLTWLPAYLENSRGLSLEKTGWVAAIPFLFGALGMLVNGVVADYVVKRGADKMKSRKWMICLGLLFAAIFTLPAAYTDSTFSAVACISMALFSIHFAGTSAWGLILVSVPSRLITSVSGIQNFGGFIGGSFAPIITGIIIDQTHSFTLALVVCATVAFLASLVYFFFVNEPIKDPAEMEVKVV from the coding sequence ATGTCACTACATGCGAGTAAAAGACTAAAGCGCTGGCAGCTTATTGCGCTTACATTTTTGTTGATAGCAGGTATCATTAACTTTTTAGATAGAGCATCACTCTCTATTGCTAACTCTACAATAAGTAAAGAATTAGGATTTAGTGCAACCCAAATGGGATTACTGTTATCAGTATTTTCATTTGGTTATGCGTTATGCCAATTACCTATAGGTATGGTAATGGAGCGCTTTGGAGTTAAAAAGATTTATGGCTTTGGTTTGTTCTTATGGTCGTTAGCACAAACGGTTACAGGGCTATTATCTTCATTTACCCATTTAATTATTGCGCGAGTTATTTTAGGTATTGGTGAAGCCCCACATTTACCTACAGGCGTTAAAGTCGTTAATGATTGGTATAATATTCGTGAACGAGGGTTACCTATGGGGATTGTTAATATGTCCTCTACGTTAGCTCAAGCGCTGGCTCCACCTTTGCTCATTGCATTAATGTTAGCTTTTGGCTGGCGTACAATGTTTATTATTATCGGTATTAGTGGGATTATTCTGTCTATACTTTGGTTTATTTTCTATCGTAATCGTGAACAATTAGAATTAACAGATGATGAATTAAACTATTTAAATGACGGAGCTCCACCATCTTCAACGAATAAAGTTTCTTTCAAAGAATGGGCATCATTATTTAAACAACGTTCTTTATGGGGAATGATTATTGGGTTTAATGGTGTGGGTTATATGGTTTGGCTATATCTAACATGGTTGCCCGCTTATCTTGAAAACTCCAGAGGTTTAAGTCTAGAAAAAACTGGCTGGGTTGCCGCAATACCCTTTTTATTTGGTGCGCTTGGAATGCTCGTAAATGGTGTTGTTGCAGACTATGTGGTGAAACGTGGTGCTGACAAAATGAAAAGCCGTAAATGGATGATTTGCTTAGGCTTATTATTTGCTGCCATATTTACACTACCTGCTGCTTATACTGACAGCACATTTTCAGCTGTTGCTTGTATTAGTATGGCCTTGTTTTCTATTCACTTTGCAGGGACTTCTGCTTGGGGATTGATTTTAGTTTCAGTGCCTTCTCGTTTAATTACCTCAGTGAGTGGTATTCAAAATTTCGGTGGTTTTATTGGAGGGTCATTTGCTCCGATTATTACCGGTATTATTATTGACCAAACACATTCATTTACCTTAGCCCTTGTTGTTTGTGCAACGGTCGCATTCCTTGCATCATTGGTTTATTTCTTCTTTGTTAATGAACCAATTAAAGACCCTGCAGAGATGGAAGTAAAAGTAGTATAG
- a CDS encoding LysR family transcriptional regulator, with the protein MQRNLKKIISFLQVVDSGSFTKAADILGLSRSMVSVDIKQLEGQLNVSLLTRNTRNIALTEVGKHFYDDFKRIQNQINEAFEKSQNLGTNIAGLLRFSSTSEFGQRFILPLLPEFCRLYPKLRLQYSFNSSLDDLITEKLDLSIRLGNLKNSSLKMKKLGEYEIYLVSTPEFLKKYPIKQLTDLANVPWINHALLNWQDPQYFLQNSKNEKYYLPLIKSQYESNSAAVIHHMVLASLGIAICPAWMVDDDLQHERLVHVLPEYRLPKQNIQLLYPNTFVLPAKTRAFIDFLVDKLAVNK; encoded by the coding sequence ATGCAAAGAAACCTTAAAAAGATTATCAGTTTTCTACAGGTTGTTGATTCGGGTTCATTCACTAAAGCCGCAGATATTTTAGGGCTAAGTCGCTCTATGGTTAGTGTCGATATCAAACAATTAGAAGGTCAGCTTAATGTAAGCTTGCTAACACGAAACACGCGAAATATTGCATTAACAGAGGTAGGAAAACATTTTTATGACGACTTTAAACGTATTCAAAATCAAATAAATGAAGCATTCGAAAAAAGCCAAAATTTAGGAACGAATATTGCTGGTTTGCTACGTTTTTCATCAACGAGTGAATTTGGCCAACGTTTTATTTTGCCGCTACTCCCTGAATTTTGCCGCCTTTATCCTAAGTTAAGGTTACAATATTCATTTAACTCATCATTAGATGACCTGATCACAGAAAAACTCGATTTATCTATTCGATTAGGTAATTTAAAAAATTCATCTCTTAAAATGAAAAAACTGGGTGAATATGAGATTTACTTAGTCTCCACTCCTGAATTTCTAAAAAAATACCCAATCAAACAACTCACTGATTTAGCAAATGTCCCATGGATTAACCATGCGCTATTAAACTGGCAAGATCCTCAATATTTTTTACAGAATTCAAAAAATGAAAAATATTACTTACCTTTAATTAAAAGCCAATATGAGTCTAATTCTGCGGCCGTTATTCACCATATGGTGCTAGCCTCTTTAGGTATTGCTATCTGCCCTGCTTGGATGGTTGACGACGACTTGCAGCATGAGCGTTTAGTTCATGTGTTACCCGAATACCGTTTACCGAAACAAAATATTCAATTACTTTATCCAAATACTTTTGTTTTACCGGCTAAGACACGTGCATTTATCGATTTTTTAGTCGATAAATTAGCTGTAAATAAATAA
- a CDS encoding TonB-dependent siderophore receptor, with the protein MKIKHFFIISPCFLPFISPSVFGADKKEESITVSATRGYKTVSEMAQTTWVIDNAEIEQQAEGGKELKDILAQLIPGMSVSGQGRTNYGMNMRGRSMIVMVDGVRLNSSRSDSRQLDSIDPFNINHIEVISGATAMYGGGSSGGLINIVTKKGQEEKQVSLQLGGKTGFNSGKDHDENIAAAVSGGNENAHGRVSVAYQRYGGWYDGKGNAINIDNTQTGLQFSDRLDVMASGTIKIDEKQQVQAVYQHYKSESDGKHGLYLGKNFSAVKGQGEAYNSSKLSSDRLPGTERNLLNLQYSNADVFGQDFVAQVYYRDESQKFYPFPTLTGKDVTSISSSDQKTNFYGTKLTFNSQPIDELTLTYGVDAEHEQFRANQMFFDLDKAKESGGMDLTKAFQIGRYPSYTTTNMATFLQSSYDITPMFTLSGGVRYQYTENKVDDFIGYAQQEAIANGKGKSADAVPGGKTDYNNLLFNAGLLVNLTEEQQTWFNFSQGFEIPDIAKYYGTGDYAKTPDANGHYHLNKSVNINDTKVKGIKVNSFELGWRYTGENLRTQVATYYSLSDRSYGINKDDMTIYMKTDKRRIYGVEGAVDYFFADSDWSVGSNFNLQKSETKVDGSWEKWSVDFASPSKVNAYIGWEPNDWALRLQSQQTFNLTDAAGKKLDGYNTVDLLGSYMLPVGKVSFAVENLLDKNYSTIWGQRAQSLYSPKYGAANLYDYKGRGRTFALNYSVTF; encoded by the coding sequence ATGAAAATAAAGCATTTTTTTATTATCTCTCCTTGCTTTCTCCCTTTTATTTCCCCCTCCGTATTTGGCGCCGATAAAAAAGAAGAGTCCATAACCGTATCTGCTACACGTGGTTATAAAACCGTTTCAGAAATGGCACAAACCACATGGGTGATTGATAATGCTGAAATTGAGCAGCAAGCTGAAGGTGGAAAAGAATTAAAAGATATTTTAGCGCAGCTTATTCCAGGAATGAGTGTCAGTGGCCAAGGGCGGACAAACTATGGCATGAATATGCGTGGCCGTTCAATGATTGTGATGGTGGATGGAGTACGCCTTAACTCTTCTCGTAGTGATAGTCGCCAATTAGATTCTATCGATCCTTTTAATATTAATCATATCGAAGTTATTTCAGGCGCAACGGCGATGTACGGTGGTGGTAGCAGTGGTGGCTTGATTAATATTGTGACGAAAAAAGGCCAAGAAGAAAAACAAGTTTCCCTGCAATTAGGTGGAAAAACAGGCTTTAACAGTGGTAAAGATCACGATGAAAATATTGCTGCAGCAGTAAGTGGTGGTAATGAGAACGCTCACGGACGTGTTTCTGTTGCTTATCAACGCTATGGCGGTTGGTATGATGGCAAAGGTAATGCGATTAATATTGATAATACCCAAACAGGGCTGCAATTTTCTGATCGTTTGGATGTGATGGCGTCAGGTACTATCAAAATCGATGAAAAACAACAGGTTCAAGCTGTTTATCAGCATTATAAAAGTGAGTCTGATGGTAAACACGGCCTCTATTTAGGAAAAAATTTTTCCGCGGTTAAAGGGCAAGGTGAAGCTTATAACAGCAGCAAATTAAGTTCTGACCGTTTGCCGGGAACTGAGCGTAATTTGCTCAATTTACAATATTCAAATGCAGATGTATTTGGGCAGGATTTTGTTGCACAAGTTTATTATCGTGATGAATCACAAAAGTTTTATCCTTTCCCAACCCTTACAGGCAAAGATGTTACAAGTATCAGCTCATCGGATCAAAAAACCAATTTTTATGGAACTAAGCTGACGTTCAATAGCCAACCTATCGATGAATTAACGTTAACTTATGGTGTGGATGCAGAGCATGAGCAATTTCGTGCGAACCAAATGTTTTTTGATTTAGATAAAGCGAAAGAATCCGGGGGAATGGACTTAACTAAAGCTTTCCAAATTGGCCGCTATCCAAGCTATACCACGACGAATATGGCGACATTTTTACAAAGTAGTTATGACATTACGCCAATGTTCACGTTAAGCGGTGGTGTACGTTATCAGTACACAGAAAATAAAGTCGATGATTTTATTGGTTATGCACAGCAAGAAGCGATTGCTAACGGAAAAGGTAAATCAGCAGATGCAGTACCGGGTGGGAAAACGGATTACAACAACTTACTGTTTAACGCAGGGCTGCTGGTTAACTTAACCGAAGAGCAACAAACATGGTTTAATTTCTCTCAAGGCTTTGAAATTCCTGATATTGCTAAGTATTACGGAACAGGTGATTATGCGAAGACCCCAGATGCCAATGGCCACTATCATCTCAATAAAAGTGTTAACATTAATGATACCAAGGTAAAAGGAATTAAGGTTAACTCTTTCGAGTTAGGATGGCGTTACACAGGGGAAAACTTACGCACACAAGTTGCTACCTATTATTCTTTGTCTGATAGAAGCTATGGCATTAATAAAGATGACATGACCATCTATATGAAAACCGATAAACGCCGTATCTATGGGGTAGAAGGTGCGGTGGATTACTTCTTTGCTGACTCAGATTGGAGTGTTGGAAGTAACTTCAATCTACAAAAATCAGAAACTAAAGTGGATGGTAGTTGGGAAAAATGGAGCGTTGATTTCGCGAGCCCATCAAAAGTGAATGCCTATATTGGTTGGGAGCCGAATGACTGGGCGCTACGCTTACAAAGCCAGCAAACGTTCAATTTAACGGATGCGGCTGGTAAGAAACTCGATGGTTATAATACCGTTGATTTATTAGGAAGTTATATGCTACCAGTGGGTAAAGTTAGCTTTGCTGTCGAAAACCTGCTGGATAAAAATTACTCCACAATTTGGGGACAGCGGGCACAAAGCTTATATAGCCCTAAATATGGCGCTGCAAACCTGTACGATTATAAAGGCCGTGGCCGAACTTTTGCCCTTAATTACAGTGTGACTTTCTAA
- a CDS encoding ABC transporter substrate-binding protein → MKLFLTGLLCLLSFWGQAKTPTVITDLQGREVTVNLPVEKLFLVDSRDILPVDIAAGKSGISRIAGWSDSLTQYAPDLKQAYFSVLPELDKIPTLKKTREAGLQVEKLIELMPDVVIMHKANYGAMRDSQILPQLEAAGIQVIFIDFRMDIAKNTPKSILLLGKLLGTQERAEQFAKLYQEKLDAIESQLAQPFPTVLIEANAGLFSDNCCQLYGRSGYGSLAALAGGNNLVADSFPAKGAESSIENIITLNPEYYLLTGADWHNFNRRSLAVSLGYNANKANVQKQLSVLMDRQGISSLTAVKEKRVMAIYHNFYNNPMNIFAIEAMAKFMHPERFSALNPEQNLVEFQNQFTEIRETGVFWVSL, encoded by the coding sequence ATGAAATTATTTCTCACAGGATTATTGTGCTTACTAAGCTTTTGGGGGCAGGCAAAAACGCCAACGGTGATTACCGACTTACAAGGTCGTGAAGTCACAGTTAATCTTCCCGTTGAAAAATTATTTTTGGTGGATAGTCGTGATATTTTGCCAGTGGATATTGCTGCGGGTAAAAGTGGGATATCTCGTATTGCGGGTTGGAGTGATTCGCTTACGCAGTACGCGCCAGATTTAAAACAAGCTTATTTCAGTGTGTTGCCTGAATTAGACAAAATTCCAACCTTAAAGAAAACTCGTGAAGCGGGTCTTCAAGTTGAAAAATTGATCGAATTAATGCCTGATGTGGTAATTATGCATAAGGCTAATTATGGTGCGATGCGTGATAGCCAAATTTTACCGCAACTTGAAGCCGCCGGTATTCAAGTTATTTTTATTGATTTTCGAATGGATATCGCGAAAAACACGCCGAAAAGTATTTTATTATTAGGGAAATTATTAGGAACACAAGAAAGAGCTGAACAGTTTGCGAAACTGTATCAAGAAAAATTAGATGCGATTGAAAGCCAATTAGCTCAGCCATTTCCAACTGTTTTGATTGAAGCGAATGCAGGGTTATTTAGCGATAATTGTTGTCAACTTTATGGTCGTTCAGGTTACGGTTCTTTAGCGGCCCTGGCAGGTGGAAATAATCTAGTTGCAGATAGCTTTCCTGCAAAAGGGGCTGAAAGTTCCATTGAGAATATTATTACATTAAACCCAGAATATTATTTACTGACAGGCGCCGATTGGCACAACTTTAATCGTCGTTCGCTCGCAGTAAGCTTAGGATATAATGCAAATAAAGCTAACGTGCAGAAGCAGTTATCAGTATTAATGGATAGACAAGGGATCTCATCATTAACGGCAGTTAAAGAAAAGCGCGTTATGGCGATTTACCATAATTTTTACAACAATCCGATGAATATATTTGCCATTGAAGCTATGGCTAAATTTATGCATCCAGAACGATTTAGCGCATTAAATCCAGAACAAAACTTAGTCGAATTCCAAAATCAATTTACAGAGATCCGAGAAACTGGCGTGTTTTGGGTGAGTTTATAA
- a CDS encoding MFS transporter, translating into MTYRYKIATVFLLGFFIDCINIFMSAIALPDIAASFSASQSQVAWVANAYILGLVLVMPISLWLAGRLGNQKLLCYSMLLFSIAAWLSGSSDSIYSLIFWRFIQGAAGGLLIPVGQALVFALFPNNDRQRISTLIMTVALIAPAFSPTIGGLIIDSLSWHWVFYSNLPFSLLTAVLAWIWIKNDGKKIREKPDILGLIMVSLSLLSLLLSFSFYNDYHNLLLALASFFTSVFVFIVYLKYAQKCREPILNFQLLKNSNLRNAFIVYYAVPGIFTGVNLLNIFNLQENMGFSAAKTGLFMVLYALGAVISMLTGGRLYLQIGKKRLFIIGITLHSLGIFLLYWVSSSSQLSLLIIAYLLMGMGGGLSANTAQISSLMDFKDKDLLQGSVLWNINRQVAFSVGAVVFISIFSLMTFSSDLLRYQLTFLIASILGLLSLISVIKEK; encoded by the coding sequence ATGACTTATCGATACAAAATTGCCACAGTATTTTTACTCGGTTTCTTTATTGATTGTATTAATATTTTTATGTCAGCGATAGCATTGCCTGACATTGCTGCATCATTTTCAGCAAGCCAATCTCAAGTGGCTTGGGTTGCCAATGCCTATATTTTAGGTTTAGTTCTGGTGATGCCAATCAGCTTATGGTTAGCAGGTAGGTTAGGTAACCAAAAATTACTGTGTTATTCCATGCTACTTTTTTCTATTGCAGCTTGGCTCAGTGGAAGCAGTGATTCAATATATAGCTTAATTTTTTGGCGCTTTATCCAAGGGGCTGCGGGAGGGTTATTAATTCCGGTAGGTCAGGCGTTAGTTTTTGCATTATTTCCAAATAATGATCGTCAGCGTATATCAACATTGATTATGACAGTCGCGTTAATTGCTCCCGCATTTTCACCTACAATTGGCGGCCTAATTATTGATTCTTTGTCTTGGCATTGGGTCTTTTATTCTAATTTACCTTTCTCATTACTAACGGCAGTACTCGCTTGGATATGGATAAAAAATGATGGGAAAAAAATAAGAGAAAAGCCAGATATTTTGGGGCTAATAATGGTGAGTTTAAGTTTGTTAAGCCTATTATTATCATTTTCTTTTTATAATGATTATCACAATTTACTATTGGCTTTGGCGAGCTTTTTTACTTCTGTATTCGTATTTATTGTTTACCTTAAATATGCCCAAAAATGTCGAGAACCTATTTTAAATTTTCAGTTATTGAAAAATAGCAATCTGCGTAATGCTTTTATTGTTTACTATGCTGTTCCCGGTATTTTTACGGGAGTTAATTTACTCAATATTTTTAATCTACAAGAGAACATGGGGTTCAGTGCAGCAAAAACCGGGCTATTTATGGTGCTATATGCATTGGGGGCGGTAATATCAATGTTAACTGGTGGACGTCTTTACTTACAGATAGGAAAAAAACGATTATTTATTATTGGTATTACATTACATAGCCTTGGTATTTTTCTGCTTTATTGGGTCTCATCTTCCAGCCAGCTCAGTTTATTGATAATTGCTTATTTATTGATGGGGATGGGTGGAGGGTTGAGCGCCAATACTGCACAAATTAGCTCGTTGATGGATTTCAAAGACAAAGATTTACTTCAAGGTAGCGTGTTATGGAATATTAATCGACAAGTCGCATTTAGTGTTGGTGCAGTCGTATTTATTTCTATATTTAGCTTAATGACTTTCTCGAGTGATTTATTACGTTATCAACTTACGTTTCTTATTGCATCAATACTCGGGTTACTTTCATTAATTTCAGTGATCAAGGAAAAATAA
- a CDS encoding M20 family metallopeptidase, producing MYKLNEQQQHELLELLCALIRHKSENPPGEEQQVAEFIYHYFKQENIDVEMQEVAPGRPNVIAHLKGSGKGKHLLFNGHIDVVPCGCGWSTEPFDPVIKDGKVFGRGAADMKSGVAAMMYTATLLKRNQDTFSGNLTLVFNVDEERINLGMLHYIKDGISADYAIIGEPTSLGVCIAHKGVSRYNLSTKGTAGHAAKTRYPDSAISKMSKILPAIEQHRASVEEISHPLLGSASMIITTINGGTAPNIVPQHCDIEIDRRLVPGEEKQEIEARLHQAIAQYNKGEEIDYHLDNYLFIPASDIPADHELTKVALDTVSRFTEKTALPEIFEATCEAPFFSVTSQIPTLIMGPGGLAQAHVKDEFVEIKELYLAAEIYYDMANTLLNK from the coding sequence ATGTATAAATTAAATGAACAGCAACAACATGAGTTGCTAGAGCTTCTTTGTGCCTTAATTCGGCATAAATCCGAAAACCCGCCAGGGGAAGAACAACAAGTTGCTGAATTTATATATCATTATTTTAAACAAGAAAATATTGATGTTGAAATGCAAGAGGTAGCTCCTGGTCGTCCAAATGTTATTGCACATTTAAAAGGTTCAGGAAAAGGTAAACATTTATTATTTAACGGTCATATAGATGTTGTGCCTTGTGGCTGTGGTTGGAGTACCGAGCCATTCGACCCTGTGATTAAAGATGGAAAGGTTTTTGGGAGAGGGGCTGCAGATATGAAATCTGGTGTTGCTGCAATGATGTATACGGCAACATTATTAAAACGTAATCAAGATACATTTTCAGGTAATTTAACTTTAGTATTTAATGTGGATGAGGAGAGAATTAATCTTGGCATGCTGCATTATATTAAAGATGGAATTTCTGCAGATTATGCCATTATTGGTGAGCCAACTTCTCTTGGTGTATGCATCGCACATAAAGGCGTTAGCCGCTATAATTTAAGTACTAAAGGCACTGCAGGCCATGCAGCAAAAACTCGTTATCCTGATAGTGCAATTTCTAAGATGTCTAAAATACTACCTGCTATAGAACAACATCGCGCTTCTGTTGAGGAAATTAGTCATCCACTATTAGGTAGTGCTTCAATGATTATAACCACTATTAATGGTGGCACAGCTCCGAATATTGTTCCTCAGCATTGTGATATTGAAATAGATAGAAGACTCGTTCCAGGGGAAGAAAAACAAGAAATAGAAGCGAGATTACATCAAGCTATCGCGCAATATAATAAAGGTGAAGAGATAGATTATCACTTAGACAATTACTTATTTATTCCCGCTTCAGATATCCCAGCGGATCACGAATTAACTAAAGTTGCATTAGATACAGTGAGCCGTTTCACAGAAAAAACAGCGCTACCTGAAATATTTGAAGCGACATGTGAGGCGCCTTTTTTCTCGGTTACCAGCCAGATCCCTACACTTATTATGGGGCCTGGGGGACTAGCTCAAGCTCATGTTAAAGATGAGTTTGTTGAAATAAAAGAGTTATATCTTGCGGCTGAAATTTATTATGACATGGCAAATACATTGCTGAATAAATAG
- a CDS encoding alanine racemase, translating into MPITPYVALDLQQLEKNVRGMTGKLTQQGIEHWPHIKTHKSVELAKFEIACGAKGITCATLQEATVMAKGGIDHILLAYPMIGEQKCQQFIELAKKIKLRTIIDSLQGAEQLSAAAKQENQIIEVYIAVDYGAHREGIQLDDLEPFALAIQKLPNLKIIGVFTYAGTIYQYRTEPEIRKAAKAEADLLLSCQERLEKLGITAPRTSGGSTLSSFYADELKGITESRAGNFIFGDMNAIYGGIYTPEDCALTIRTTVVSIPIEGYATVDAGTKTLTSDQSAEPGFGYIVEDPNIKLVKLNEEHGYLRYDPKQIKLNIGDVLNIIPNHSCVIPNLTNKIYALNNNEIGHIITPDARY; encoded by the coding sequence ATGCCAATAACGCCTTACGTTGCTTTAGACTTACAGCAACTTGAAAAAAATGTCAGAGGCATGACAGGCAAGCTAACACAGCAAGGTATTGAACACTGGCCGCATATAAAAACACATAAATCAGTAGAATTAGCGAAATTTGAGATCGCCTGTGGTGCAAAAGGAATTACATGTGCCACATTGCAAGAAGCGACGGTTATGGCGAAAGGCGGAATTGATCATATTCTGCTTGCTTACCCAATGATTGGTGAACAAAAATGTCAGCAATTTATTGAGTTAGCTAAAAAAATAAAATTAAGAACGATTATTGATAGCCTACAAGGAGCTGAACAATTATCAGCAGCAGCAAAGCAAGAAAACCAAATTATTGAGGTCTATATTGCTGTTGATTATGGTGCTCACCGGGAAGGTATTCAATTAGATGACTTAGAGCCATTTGCACTGGCAATACAAAAATTACCTAATTTGAAAATTATTGGTGTATTTACTTATGCAGGAACAATATACCAATACCGAACCGAGCCTGAAATACGTAAAGCGGCAAAAGCAGAAGCAGATCTTTTATTATCTTGCCAAGAACGGTTAGAAAAATTGGGTATTACAGCGCCTCGGACATCTGGCGGGTCAACACTATCTTCATTCTATGCTGATGAATTAAAAGGGATTACAGAGTCACGGGCTGGGAACTTTATTTTTGGAGATATGAATGCTATCTATGGTGGTATTTATACGCCTGAAGATTGCGCTTTAACAATAAGAACAACTGTTGTGAGTATTCCTATTGAGGGGTATGCAACAGTAGATGCAGGGACAAAAACATTAACTTCTGACCAATCTGCAGAACCAGGCTTTGGTTATATAGTGGAAGACCCAAATATAAAACTAGTTAAATTAAATGAAGAACATGGCTATCTTCGCTATGACCCAAAACAAATTAAATTAAATATTGGTGATGTATTAAATATTATACCGAATCACAGTTGTGTCATTCCTAATTTAACAAACAAAATATATGCATTAAATAATAATGAAATAGGCCATATTATTACACCAGACGCACGATATTAA
- a CDS encoding RidA family protein, with protein MNIEKKLEEKGIKLATPEAPKFSYVSIKQYGDLLYTSGHDCQKDGVLIYSGTLGKELTVEQGQEAAKQCIVNIFSSLKAYLGDLDKIDECIKLLGFVQSTDDFKNQPQVMNGASDFLIEILGDKGKHARSAIGTNTLPFDTPVEIELILKLKS; from the coding sequence ATGAATATTGAGAAGAAATTAGAAGAAAAAGGAATTAAACTTGCCACACCAGAGGCACCAAAGTTTTCATATGTATCTATTAAGCAGTATGGTGATTTACTTTATACATCAGGCCATGATTGTCAAAAAGATGGAGTATTAATTTATAGTGGTACATTAGGTAAAGAATTAACAGTCGAGCAAGGCCAAGAAGCAGCAAAACAGTGTATTGTTAATATATTTTCCTCGTTAAAAGCCTATTTAGGAGATTTAGATAAAATTGATGAATGTATAAAATTATTGGGCTTTGTACAAAGCACTGATGATTTTAAAAACCAGCCACAAGTCATGAATGGAGCTTCAGATTTTTTAATTGAAATACTCGGTGATAAAGGTAAGCATGCACGTTCAGCAATAGGTACGAATACATTGCCTTTTGATACGCCAGTGGAAATAGAATTAATATTAAAGCTAAAGTCGTAA
- a CDS encoding HdeA/HdeB family chaperone: MRKVIISSVLFAVSTISFNSMAADKNTVTPENMTCQQFINLDPQSWAPVALWVTNQETQFKGGDYVALTEQSVAEVPQIVEFCKKKPEGTLQDYLASKK; encoded by the coding sequence ATGAGAAAGGTTATTATATCTAGTGTATTATTTGCTGTATCTACAATTTCATTTAACTCAATGGCAGCTGACAAAAATACGGTTACACCTGAGAATATGACTTGCCAGCAATTTATTAATTTAGATCCTCAAAGCTGGGCACCTGTTGCGTTATGGGTAACAAACCAAGAAACGCAATTTAAAGGTGGAGATTATGTTGCGCTAACAGAGCAAAGTGTTGCTGAGGTCCCTCAGATTGTTGAGTTTTGTAAGAAAAAACCGGAAGGCACTCTGCAAGATTATTTAGCATCTAAGAAATAA